DNA from Algisphaera agarilytica:
CCGGTGACCAGAACGTTCATACGGGAGTCTAGGGAGCCCGACCCCGCCCGCCCACCGAACGGGCCCTTATCCCTCGGTGACCTCATCGATGAACGTTTGGGCTTTGCCGAAGATGCGTTCACGCCGCTCGGAGTCCATCTTGTCGAGGGTGCCGAGCATCATGGACAGGCGCGGGTTGCGGGAGAAGAACGCGCGGTGCTTGTCAACGAATCGCCAGTACAGGCCATCCACCGTCTCGCACCATTCATCGGATTTCTTGTAGCAGTCCGACATCTTGACGAGGTAGTTGCTCCCACAGATGTAGGGCTTTGTAGCGAAGACGCCGCCGTCGGACATCAGCCCCATGCCGTAGACGTTCGGCCCCATGACCCAGTCGCTGGAGTCGACGTACATCTCCATGAACCAGCGGTAGGCCTCGCCCGGCTCGACCTCGCAGAGATTCATCAGGTTCGCCAACACCATCAGCCGCTCGATGTGGTGCGTCCAGCCGAGGCGATGTGCCTTGTCGATCGCGTCGTCGAGCGGCGGCAGGCCCGTCGTCGCGTCGTACCAGCACGGCTTGAGCTTGCGGGCATGGTTCCAGAAATTCGTGGTCGACTGCTTGTCGTCGTAGTGCTGATACACCCCGCGGACGAACTCCCGCCAGCCGATCACCTGGCGGACGAAGCCTTCGAGTGAGTTCAGCGGCACCTCGCCGTCGGCATCTTCGGCATAGGCCAACGCCCGCTCCACCACCTCGCCCGGCGTGAGCAGCCCGAGGTTCAACATCGGCGACAACACGCTGTGAAACAGCACATCATCACGCCGCGACAGCGCATCTTCGTACGGCCCAAACTCAACGAACCGCTCGTCCAAAAACTCACGCAGCCACGCCAAAGCCTGCCGCCGCGTCGTGGGCAACCAGAACTCGCCGTCGCCGGACAGCTCTCCCGGGTGGTCAGAAAAACGCTCGGCCACCAACCGCTTCACCGCCTCGACGTGCTCGGTCGGCTTGGCCCAACTCGTCTCGGGGAACTCGACCTTCTTGGGCAACTTCTTTCGATTGTCCGCATCGAAGTTCCACTGCCCACCCAGAGGCTGATTGTGTTCATCCACCAGGATGCCCAGGCGTCGGCGTTGACGTTCGTAGAACTTGGCCATGAACGGCCGCTTGCCCGAGCCGCCCAGATAATCCGCAAACTCTTCGCGCGGCGTGACAAACATCGGGCTCTCAAGAAACTCCAGTTCCCAGCCCTGCTGCTTCGCGAACGCTTGGATCCGCTTTTCGAAAAAACGGTCTTCGATCTCGAACATCACCAGCCGCTCGATGCCCTTACCCTTAGCAAACCGCTCGAGCTTTTCTTCGTAGCTGGCTTGCTGAGCTTTATCGTTCTGAGCTTCGAACTTGTCGTAATGCACCTCGCAGCCGTTGCCACGCAGTTCGTCGGCATAGGAACGCATCGCCGCGAGAAACAGCACGATTTTTTGCTTGTGGTGCTTCACATACGTGCAGAGCCCGAGGTCCTCGGCCATGAAAAAACGTGCCCCGCGCATCGGCTTGTAGGCCGACCACGGGAACAGCTGATTGCCCAATACCACGACGAGGGTTTCCGATCCGTACGAAGCCATGCCGGAGCATAGGCCCAGCCGCCGCATCGGGCTTCGCCTACCCCACCCCGCCGGTTACACTTGCTCTATGCCACTACTCATCCAAAACGCGCGCCTCGTCACCGCAACCTCGGACCAGCCCGGCGACCTCTACGCCGAGGGCGACAAGATCACCACCCTCGCCGCGCCGGGCAAGCTCGACCCCGCCGACCTGCCCAAGAGCACCACGGTCATCGACGCGGCGGGCAAGCTGCTCATGCCCGGGTTTATTGATCCCCACGTGCACATCCACCTGCCGTTCATGGGCACCTTCGCCAAGGACGACCACCCCACCGCGAGCCGCGCCGCCCTCGTCGGCGGCACCACGACCTACCTCGAGATGGTCTGTCCAAGCCGCGACGAACAACCGCTCGAAGCCTACGAGCTCTGGCGGGACAAGGCCGCCACCGGCGTGTGCGACTACGGCTTCCACATCGGCGTCACCCGCTTCGACGACGACGTCGAGCAACAACTCCGCACCCTGGTCGCCGACCACGGGCAGCGCTCGTTCAAAGTCTTCCTCGCTTACAAGGGCGCGTTTGGCGTCACCGATGACGAGCTCTACAACGTCTGCAAGCTCGCCGCCGAGCTGGGCGTGATCGTCACCGCCCACTGCGAAAACGCCGAGCTGGTTGCCGCGAACCAGGCCGCCCTGCTCGCCGCCGGCAAGGTGGGCCCCGAGTGGCACGAGCCGTCCCGGCCGGTGTCCGTCGAGACCGAAGGCGTCCACCACTTCTGCACCTTCCTCGAAATGACGGGCGCCACCGGCTACATCGTCCACACCTCCTGCCGCGACGCCGTCGAGATCGCGATGGATTTCCGGGCCCGCGGCGTCAACGTCGCCGTCGAAACCGTCATCCCGTACCTGACCCTCGACGACACCTACGCCCAGCGCAACGCTTCCACCGGCCACGACGCGTTCGAAGGCGCGAAGTACGTCATGTCCCCGCCCATCCGCGGCGTCGAACACCAGCACTACCTCTGGCACGCTCTCGCCGCCGGCCACGTCCACACCCTCGGCACCGACCACGCGCCCTTCGACTTCGCCACCCAGAAACACATAGGCTGCCCCGACGCATCCAAAGCCGTCGATGCCCAGTTCAACCCGCTCGGTGAACCCAGCGACTTCACCCGTATCCCCAACGGCATCCCGTCCATCGAACACCGCGCCGACCTGCTGTACCAGGGTGTCGCCGACGGACGGATCACGCTGCAGCAGTTTGTTGCCCAGGTCAGCACCAACGCCGCCGACCTCTTCGGCCTCCACACCAAGGGCCACCTCGCCCCCGGCTACGACGCCGACCTGGTGCTCTACGACCCCGACGCACCCAAAACAATCTCCGCCCAAACCCACCACATGGCCACCGACTACTCCGGCTTCGAGGGCGTGACCCACCCCGGCCACGCGACGCACGTGTTCTTGCGTGGTCGGGCCGTTGTAGAAGACGGAAAACTCGTCGACGAACTCTCGCCGGGCCAAGCCGCACCGCGCGGCTAAAACCCCCGGGGATGAATACACTCATGCGTATGAACCTCCGCCTGCTCCAACGATTGGCCCCCAGCCTGTTCGCCGCGTGTCTCGTCGTCGGCTGCAAAACCGCGCCGCCCGAACCTGAGCCCGAGCCGCTTCCCGAGCCCCCGCCGTCCGTACCGCTTGGCGAACTGCCCGAGACCGCGCCCGAGCCCCCACCACCCGACGTCGCCCTCGGCGGGCAAGACGCCCAGAGCAAGGACTACACCCCCGCCCAGATGCAGGCCACCGTCCGCAACTTCGCCGACCACTACCGCCAGTCCATGGCCTCGGCCCTCGACCGCATCATCATCGAATCCGACGACCCCGAACTCATCCGCCGCGCCCACGCCGCCAAGATCAACGGCGTCACCGCGATGTACGACATCGCCGTCGACCCCATCCCCGCGTCGGCCATGCTCAACGGCCTCGTCCTCGTCTCCCTCCAGGCCAAGTTCCTCCGCGCCAACGGCGAACAGTACCTCGGCGAGTACTACCCCCTGCTCCAGATCACCGCCGACCGATTGCAAGAAGAAGCGTTCCGCATCGCCGCCCGCGCCATGACCGAGCAGCAACGCATCGACCTCCGCGCGACCATCGACCAATGGGCCGCAGCCAACCCCGACGAACGCAACTTCTGGTACATCCGCCTCGACGACCTGCCCGGCATCAGTGAGGACCCGAACTACCTCAAATCCTTCACCAGCCTCCCCGGCAGCTTCCTCAGGTTTGTTAACCCCCTCTCCGGCACCAACAAGTCCGTGACCGATGCCCAGATCTTGGCCGAGCGTATGAGTTGGCTCGCCCCCCGCCTCATGATCCTCGCCCAGTGGCGGGCCGAAGCCATCGTCTACAACAGCATCGCCAACACCCGGCTCAACGAAGTCGTCGACTTGGGCAACCGCATCACGACCGTGGCCGAAGAACTGCCCAACAACATCAGCGATCAGCGTGAAGCCCTGTTCGACGACCTCGAAGCGAACGAAGAACTCATGAACAACCTCCTCACACGCAGCGAGTCCATGACCAACGAAGCCACCGAGCTGGTGACCACGGTAAACAGCCTGGCCGAGCGCATCGAAAGCATCATGGCCGCGTCCCGGGAAGCCAGCGACAAGAAACACGAACGCTACCCCGACCTCCCCCCGCCGCGCCCGTTCGACATCACCGAGTACACCGAAGCGCTCAACGAGCTCAACAAGGTCGTCACCGACGCCAACACGCTGCTGCTCAACGCCGACACCGCCGCCAGCCCCAAAGCCATCGACGACCGCCTCGCCGTCGTCGAAACCTCTGTCCGCAACCTCATCTTCACCGCCGCCGCCGCCCTGCTGGTCGTGGGCTTGCTGCTCATCCTCGCGGTGAAGTTCATCCCGCGGCGGCAATCCAGCAAGTGACCCAACAACCCAATAGAACGATGAGGCAAGCCGCTAACGCTTGCATCCTTTCGCCTGGGTTGATCGATTTCGCTTTACTCTTCAGTTGCTGCCTGATTACACTTTTGTGACGAGAGAATCTTCTTTTCTACATCCCAACCAGGCAGGAAATGCCTTTCTCAACTAGGTCAATAAACATGAACAAGTTGCCACTTACCCTTGTTTGCCTCGCTCTGTGCGCCGCCTGCTTCGTGACTCAGGCCGACGAGCCGGTGATCGTCACCGAATCCAACTACCCGCAGGTCGAGACCAACCGGCAGATGATCATCACCCAAAACAACGCCGGGGGCGTGAACAAGTTCCTGCGCAAACGGTCCGTACCGAGCGTCGACAACCAACCCGTCATCCGCATGAACCGGGACACGCTCTACTCCATGGCGATCATCGACGCCTCCGAAGGCGCCACCGTCACCCTCCCCGACACCGGCGATCGATACATCTCCCTCATGTACCTCGACGAAAACCACCGCGTCTACGACATGGTGTATGAACCCGGCGAGCACGACATCCCCGCCCACACCGAACACATGTACGCCCTCGTCCGCATCGGCCTCCAGTCCGGCGATGACGCCGACCTCGCCGCCATCCACGAGCTACAAGACCAGATCAAGCTCCACGCCAACAGCGCCACCCCCTTGGCCCCCATCGCGTTCGACCAAGCCTCATACGAAGAAACCCACCACGGCATCCTCACGAAGTTTGCTGAGTCCGGCCTCCTCGACACCGAGCGCATGTTCGGCACCGAAGACTACGTCGACCCCGACCGCTACCTCATGGGTACCGCCATCGGCTGGGGCGGCGCGACCTGGAAAGACAACATCTACCAGTTCTCCCAATTCTTTGAAGGCTTCGACGGCCGATCCACCACCTTCCAAGACCCCCAAAACACCGGCGGATTCTGGTCCATCACCGTCTACAACAAAGACGGCTTCATGTTCAACGACATCGCCAACATCAACTCCGAAACCGCCACCCCCAACGACGACGGCACCTACACCGTCCACTTCGGCTGCGAAGGAAAAGTCAACAACATCCCCATCCAAAACGACACCGGCAGCTGGAACGCCGCCATGCGCCACTACACCCCGTCTCAGGATGTGATCGCCGGCAAGATCGTGCCGATGGAAACCATCGAATTGGTTGACTAGGGCCTGACAATTCAAATCGCCGGAAAAGCTACCTTCACGCCGCGTCCAGCCGTTTGGGTTCGATTAGATCGCGCTGCCCACGCCCGTTGGCGCTACCAGTAAAGCCGGTTGCTTCGATCTGACGACACACGTCGTACTTCGGGATCGGCAGCAACAAGCCCGGATCGGTGGCGACGTGTTCGAGCCAACGGTCTTTGAGCTCTCGGGCAAACGCCTCCTGAGCGGGATCAAACTTCTTCTTCGCGGCTTTGACCGCCTTCTTGGCTTGCTTCAACTCCGCGTCCACCGCGGCCTCGGCTTGTTGCTCGGCTTCCTTCGCTGCTGGCGAGGGCATCGGGGCACCGAAGCGCAAGCCGCCACGTTTGACGGTGCGTTGAGTGGCTTCGCTCTTGGTGGCGAGCTTCAGGGCGGCGTCTTTCTTCTGCTTCACCCGCTGCTTCCGCTCGCGCTCCAGCCGCTGGACTTCGCTCTCGAGTAATAAGACTTCGTCTTTGGTCGCCTCACTTCCGGGGGCGGGACCGTTCGGCAGCACGATCGGCTTCGCGTCGCTCCAGTGCGTGCCGGGCGGGATGGGGAGGACGAGGCGATCCTCGCCGATCGCGCCGGCCCCGGTCTGGCTCGGGAACCAGTACGGCGTCCCCCCGGAAGCGGGATCACCCGTGTCGCCTTCCCGGATCCGCTTCTGCCAAAAGATGTGCATCCGCGGCCCCGCTTTGCGTTTCCGACCGCCTCCCGTCCGGAACGCCAGGGGCACGAAGCCCATCGCTTCCCAGAAGTGGTTCGCCTCCAGGTCCTGGGCACACCAACAACAGTACAGCCGACACCCGTAGGCGCTGGCCTCAAACTTCGCCTTGAGTAGATTCGCCGCCACCAGCGACCGCCGCCACTCGGGCACCACGTTCATCTGATAGATGATCCCCAGCTCGTCCCGCTTCAGGTAACGGTCCACGGCGATTAAATAGCCCACCGGCGAGCCGGTGGAGTGATCGGTACCCAGTGAACAGTCCACCGTTGAATCCGCGTCCCCACTGTTTACTGAACACGGTGAACTGTTCACTGTCCCCGTTGCAACCGCGACGAGGACGTTCCCCTTCGACAGGTGGCCCTTTATCGCCTTCTCCCACATGAACCCCACCGCTTTGGAGTTGGCTTTCTGCAACGCATCGATAAACGGGTAATCACTCGCCATCGCGGGACGGATCGTGATGTCTTG
Protein-coding regions in this window:
- a CDS encoding cryptochrome/photolyase family protein → MASYGSETLVVVLGNQLFPWSAYKPMRGARFFMAEDLGLCTYVKHHKQKIVLFLAAMRSYADELRGNGCEVHYDKFEAQNDKAQQASYEEKLERFAKGKGIERLVMFEIEDRFFEKRIQAFAKQQGWELEFLESPMFVTPREEFADYLGGSGKRPFMAKFYERQRRRLGILVDEHNQPLGGQWNFDADNRKKLPKKVEFPETSWAKPTEHVEAVKRLVAERFSDHPGELSGDGEFWLPTTRRQALAWLREFLDERFVEFGPYEDALSRRDDVLFHSVLSPMLNLGLLTPGEVVERALAYAEDADGEVPLNSLEGFVRQVIGWREFVRGVYQHYDDKQSTTNFWNHARKLKPCWYDATTGLPPLDDAIDKAHRLGWTHHIERLMVLANLMNLCEVEPGEAYRWFMEMYVDSSDWVMGPNVYGMGLMSDGGVFATKPYICGSNYLVKMSDCYKKSDEWCETVDGLYWRFVDKHRAFFSRNPRLSMMLGTLDKMDSERRERIFGKAQTFIDEVTEG
- the hydA gene encoding dihydropyrimidinase: MPLLIQNARLVTATSDQPGDLYAEGDKITTLAAPGKLDPADLPKSTTVIDAAGKLLMPGFIDPHVHIHLPFMGTFAKDDHPTASRAALVGGTTTYLEMVCPSRDEQPLEAYELWRDKAATGVCDYGFHIGVTRFDDDVEQQLRTLVADHGQRSFKVFLAYKGAFGVTDDELYNVCKLAAELGVIVTAHCENAELVAANQAALLAAGKVGPEWHEPSRPVSVETEGVHHFCTFLEMTGATGYIVHTSCRDAVEIAMDFRARGVNVAVETVIPYLTLDDTYAQRNASTGHDAFEGAKYVMSPPIRGVEHQHYLWHALAAGHVHTLGTDHAPFDFATQKHIGCPDASKAVDAQFNPLGEPSDFTRIPNGIPSIEHRADLLYQGVADGRITLQQFVAQVSTNAADLFGLHTKGHLAPGYDADLVLYDPDAPKTISAQTHHMATDYSGFEGVTHPGHATHVFLRGRAVVEDGKLVDELSPGQAAPRG
- a CDS encoding DUF1254 domain-containing protein — its product is MNKLPLTLVCLALCAACFVTQADEPVIVTESNYPQVETNRQMIITQNNAGGVNKFLRKRSVPSVDNQPVIRMNRDTLYSMAIIDASEGATVTLPDTGDRYISLMYLDENHRVYDMVYEPGEHDIPAHTEHMYALVRIGLQSGDDADLAAIHELQDQIKLHANSATPLAPIAFDQASYEETHHGILTKFAESGLLDTERMFGTEDYVDPDRYLMGTAIGWGGATWKDNIYQFSQFFEGFDGRSTTFQDPQNTGGFWSITVYNKDGFMFNDIANINSETATPNDDGTYTVHFGCEGKVNNIPIQNDTGSWNAAMRHYTPSQDVIAGKIVPMETIELVD